In Hasllibacter sp. MH4015, the following proteins share a genomic window:
- a CDS encoding LysR family transcriptional regulator, translating to MTRLNLEQIRTFLAVVRQGGVRKASVALNLTQPAVTTRIRNLEQTLGCDLFDRGPGGMTLTKRGEMLLEYAAQFEQLSQLVAKDVIDPSGIDGRLRLGVSETVAQCWLPDLISELHKLYPRLQIEFNVDISSNLREGLMGREIDLAVLLGPISDYSIDNVDLPGFDLAWYVAADAPVHKDGTGYFDQPVLTYARNTRPYRELKEQLFARVGPGVQLFPCSSLSACFRLVAARLGVAALPRALGAAHVATGDIREFDPGWRPAPLRFTASYLGDPGSHLVETAAQTARKVAEQYMGDRNV from the coding sequence ATGACACGGTTGAACCTCGAACAGATCAGAACCTTCCTTGCCGTGGTTCGCCAAGGCGGTGTGCGCAAGGCGTCCGTGGCGTTGAACCTGACCCAACCGGCCGTGACCACGCGCATCCGAAATCTGGAGCAGACGCTGGGATGTGACCTGTTCGACCGCGGCCCGGGCGGCATGACGCTGACCAAGCGGGGCGAGATGTTGCTGGAATACGCCGCCCAGTTCGAGCAGCTTTCACAGCTTGTCGCCAAGGATGTCATCGACCCCAGCGGCATCGACGGGCGGCTGCGCCTGGGCGTGTCGGAGACGGTGGCGCAATGCTGGTTGCCCGACCTCATATCGGAGTTGCACAAGCTTTATCCCCGGCTCCAGATCGAGTTCAATGTCGATATCTCCTCCAACCTGCGGGAGGGCCTGATGGGGCGGGAAATCGACCTGGCTGTCCTGTTGGGCCCGATCTCGGACTATTCCATCGACAACGTGGACCTGCCGGGATTCGATCTGGCGTGGTACGTGGCTGCCGATGCGCCGGTGCACAAGGACGGCACCGGGTATTTCGACCAGCCCGTGCTGACCTATGCCCGCAACACGCGGCCCTATCGCGAATTGAAGGAGCAGCTTTTTGCCCGCGTCGGTCCGGGCGTTCAGCTGTTCCCATGCTCCTCCCTCTCGGCCTGTTTCCGGCTGGTGGCGGCGCGCCTTGGGGTGGCGGCCTTGCCGCGGGCACTGGGGGCGGCCCATGTGGCGACGGGAGACATACGGGAATTCGATCCCGGCTGGCGCCCCGCGCCGCTGCGCTTCACCGCGTCCTACCTTGGCGACCCGGGCTCGCATCTGGTTGAAACGGCGGCGCAGACCGCCCGGAAGGTGGCCGAGCAATACATGGGTGATAGAAATGTGTAA
- a CDS encoding LamB/YcsF family protein, with the protein MQAQVDLNADMGEGFGPWPMGADAALLNVISSANIACGFHASDPDVMATTMERAVAGEVGIGAHPGLPDLQGFGRRRMEISHSSATNLVRYQLGAAQAMAAAAGGAVRHLKLHGALANMAAEDEALATACYEGALSVNPDIIVMVLAGTRQEAAARKLGCRVASEIFADRAYNDDCTLVDRRLPGAVLHDADVVAARILAMLEAGAIIAETGARIPTRIDTICLHGDTQGAVDLAVALRAGLEDAGVEIAQFEGSPL; encoded by the coding sequence ATGCAGGCGCAGGTCGATCTGAATGCGGATATGGGCGAGGGGTTCGGCCCGTGGCCGATGGGCGCGGACGCGGCGCTGCTGAACGTCATCTCCTCGGCCAATATCGCTTGCGGTTTTCACGCCAGCGATCCCGACGTCATGGCGACGACGATGGAACGTGCCGTGGCGGGAGAGGTGGGGATCGGGGCGCATCCGGGTCTGCCGGACCTGCAGGGGTTCGGGCGGCGGCGGATGGAGATCAGCCATTCGAGTGCCACGAACCTCGTGCGCTACCAACTGGGCGCGGCGCAGGCCATGGCCGCGGCCGCGGGGGGCGCAGTGCGGCACCTGAAGCTGCACGGGGCGCTTGCCAATATGGCGGCGGAGGATGAGGCGCTCGCGACCGCCTGCTATGAGGGCGCGCTGTCGGTGAACCCGGACATCATCGTGATGGTGCTGGCAGGCACCCGGCAGGAAGCGGCCGCGCGCAAGCTTGGGTGCCGCGTGGCGTCCGAAATCTTCGCCGACCGCGCCTATAATGACGATTGCACGCTGGTGGATCGGCGATTGCCCGGCGCGGTCCTGCACGATGCCGATGTGGTGGCGGCGCGCATCCTTGCGATGCTGGAGGCCGGTGCGATCATCGCGGAAACCGGGGCGCGCATCCCCACGCGGATCGACACGATCTGCTTGCACGGCGACACGCAAGGGGCGGTCGATCTGGCCGTGGCGCTGCGTGCGGGGCTGGAAGATGCGGGCGTGGAGATCGCGCAATTCGAAGGCTCGCCGCTTTAG
- a CDS encoding CbtB domain-containing protein: protein MTTTTHSAPKTGVRIGAAFAVALMGLTLMVVTGHVQAATLHDAAHDVRHATGFPCH from the coding sequence ATGACGACGACGACACATTCAGCCCCCAAGACCGGTGTTCGGATCGGGGCCGCCTTTGCCGTGGCATTGATGGGCCTGACCTTGATGGTCGTGACCGGCCATGTTCAGGCCGCCACCTTGCATGACGCCGCCCATGACGTGCGTCACGCCACCGGCTTCCCCTGCCACTAA
- a CDS encoding allophanate hydrolase subunit 1 — MQDGRHTYPRIRNVGVDGLLVSFADALSEPANRAALAFRQALEREGWDGVEETSTSLVSTYVRFDPLAVDFADLRARVEAVLGDRDWTDAELPEGRKLWRIPTVYEGDYAPQLEEAAAMAGLSPEAALAEISTTRVRVQTIGFAPGQPYLGPLPEAWDIPRQTELTKQVPVGAVTVAIRQIVLFSVSAPTGWRQVGQTAFQLFRKDDDAPFVPRPGDEVLFDPVGADAFDNLRASGPDGGATWTRLP, encoded by the coding sequence ATGCAAGATGGCCGACATACGTACCCCCGCATCCGCAATGTGGGCGTGGATGGATTGCTGGTGAGCTTCGCGGACGCCCTGTCCGAACCTGCCAACCGCGCGGCACTGGCGTTTCGGCAGGCGCTGGAGCGCGAGGGTTGGGACGGCGTGGAGGAGACCTCGACATCGCTTGTGTCCACCTATGTGCGCTTCGATCCGCTGGCGGTTGATTTCGCCGATCTGCGCGCGCGGGTGGAAGCGGTGTTGGGCGACAGGGATTGGACCGACGCGGAGTTGCCGGAGGGGCGCAAGCTGTGGCGGATTCCGACGGTTTACGAAGGCGATTATGCGCCACAGCTTGAGGAAGCCGCCGCGATGGCGGGCCTCAGCCCCGAGGCCGCATTGGCGGAGATCTCCACCACACGGGTCCGGGTGCAGACCATTGGTTTCGCGCCGGGCCAACCCTATCTCGGCCCGTTGCCCGAGGCCTGGGACATTCCGCGCCAGACCGAGTTGACGAAGCAGGTTCCCGTCGGGGCGGTAACGGTTGCGATCCGGCAAATCGTCCTGTTCTCCGTCTCCGCTCCGACGGGATGGCGGCAGGTGGGCCAGACGGCCTTCCAGCTGTTCCGCAAAGATGACGACGCGCCCTTCGTTCCGCGACCCGGCGATGAGGTTCTGTTCGATCCGGTTGGGGCCGATGCGTTCGACAACCTGCGCGCCAGCGGCCCGGATGGCGGCGCGACATGGACCAGATTGCCATGA
- a CDS encoding TRAP transporter large permease encodes MISSTTMGLLVLLALSIPVGIVLFLLGFGIDAFFSPFPLIRGLGNLVWSTSNNATLIAIPFFVLLGEVLVRSGVAARTYAALDRWVSWLPGGLVHANVATATMFSATSGSSVATAATVATVAMPQAERLGYDPKLFSGAIAAGGTLGIMIPPSINLIVYGFLTQSSIPKLFLAGLLPGLGLALGFMVIVAIICLLRPDLGGERRMFPFVQMMRALLALVPIILLFTVIIGSIYKGWATPTEAASVGVFGALLIGAVFGTMNLSVLHESLLGTIKITSMIMLVVIGASFLNFTLASANLGGALEGLLDSMNLTPFGLILVVVGIYIVLGFFIETLSLMVVTIPIIVPLVVAQGYDPIWFGILMIVLIEMALITPPVGLNLYVVQGARKTGRMGDVMLGVIPFVLVMLGMVALLIAFPQIALYLPETID; translated from the coding sequence ATGATCTCCTCCACCACGATGGGCCTTCTGGTCTTGCTTGCGCTGTCCATCCCCGTCGGCATCGTGCTGTTCCTTCTGGGCTTCGGTATCGACGCCTTCTTCAGCCCCTTTCCCCTGATCCGCGGGCTTGGCAACCTTGTTTGGTCCACGTCGAACAACGCGACGCTGATCGCGATCCCGTTCTTCGTGCTCCTGGGGGAGGTCCTGGTGCGCTCCGGCGTTGCGGCGCGCACCTATGCGGCCCTGGACCGTTGGGTCAGTTGGCTTCCCGGCGGGTTGGTTCACGCCAACGTGGCGACGGCCACTATGTTTTCCGCCACCTCCGGATCCTCAGTGGCCACGGCGGCCACGGTTGCGACGGTCGCCATGCCGCAGGCGGAGCGGCTGGGATATGACCCCAAGCTCTTTTCCGGGGCGATCGCGGCGGGCGGCACGCTGGGTATCATGATCCCGCCGTCGATCAACCTGATCGTCTATGGTTTCCTGACGCAATCCTCGATCCCGAAGCTGTTCCTTGCCGGGTTGCTGCCGGGCCTTGGCCTGGCGCTGGGGTTCATGGTGATCGTCGCCATCATCTGCTTGCTGCGCCCCGATCTGGGCGGTGAGCGGCGGATGTTCCCATTCGTCCAGATGATGCGCGCGCTTCTGGCGCTTGTGCCGATCATCTTGCTTTTCACCGTTATCATCGGGTCCATCTACAAGGGATGGGCCACGCCGACGGAGGCCGCATCGGTCGGCGTCTTCGGCGCGCTTCTGATAGGGGCGGTCTTCGGGACGATGAACCTGAGCGTGCTGCATGAAAGCCTTCTGGGTACGATCAAGATCACGTCGATGATCATGCTTGTCGTCATTGGCGCATCGTTCCTGAATTTCACGCTCGCCTCCGCCAATCTGGGTGGTGCGCTGGAAGGATTGCTGGACAGCATGAACCTGACGCCCTTCGGCCTGATCCTCGTCGTCGTCGGCATCTATATCGTGCTGGGGTTCTTCATCGAGACATTGTCGCTGATGGTGGTGACGATCCCGATCATCGTGCCGTTGGTCGTGGCACAGGGATATGACCCGATCTGGTTCGGCATCCTGATGATCGTCCTGATCGAGATGGCGTTGATTACGCCGCCGGTGGGTCTGAACCTCTACGTCGTGCAGGGCGCGCGCAAAACGGGGCGCATGGGCGACGTGATGCTGGGGGTGATTCCCTTCGTGCTGGTCATGCTTGGCATGGTCGCGCTGCTGATCGCATTCCCGCAGATTGCGCTCTACTTGCCCGAAACGATCGACTAG
- a CDS encoding TRAP transporter substrate-binding protein, whose protein sequence is MKRTIALLAATTALAGPALAEDLSVVGSWSSLPLHNEYEAPYWTETLPEASGGDINVSLTTHNQMNLGVGDVFRLLGDGVYDVAMTVADYAVADAPELEGLDVPLVALTADEALAMVDAARPMVADIYADRFNSHVLAIAPYPPQVVFCNAEVTSLADLEGLQIRASGRMTAQFLEALGAEGVNVSFGEVPGALQNGVVDCAVTGAGSGYSAGWWEVSTHLLPIPLGGWDSVVTAMNLDRWNSLSAETQELITSTIASEFEASAWASAQDALVNDIACLTGNGDCPAGEARDMVLVEVSDADFERARAVLVETVLPEWAERAGDEWAARWNDSVGATVGVTIPLD, encoded by the coding sequence ATGAAACGCACGATTGCCCTTCTTGCCGCGACCACCGCTTTAGCCGGTCCCGCATTGGCCGAGGATCTTTCGGTCGTCGGAAGCTGGTCCAGCCTGCCGCTGCACAATGAATATGAGGCGCCGTATTGGACCGAGACGCTGCCCGAAGCCTCGGGCGGGGACATCAATGTATCCCTGACCACCCATAACCAGATGAATCTCGGTGTGGGGGATGTGTTCCGCCTGCTGGGTGACGGCGTCTACGATGTGGCGATGACGGTGGCCGATTACGCGGTTGCCGATGCGCCGGAGCTGGAAGGCCTTGACGTGCCCCTGGTGGCCCTGACGGCGGATGAGGCGCTGGCGATGGTCGATGCGGCGCGCCCGATGGTGGCCGATATCTATGCCGACCGCTTCAACTCCCACGTGTTGGCCATCGCGCCCTATCCACCGCAAGTCGTCTTCTGCAATGCCGAGGTCACGAGCCTTGCCGATCTGGAAGGTCTGCAAATCCGCGCCTCTGGCCGGATGACGGCGCAGTTCCTTGAGGCGCTGGGGGCGGAAGGCGTGAACGTGTCCTTCGGCGAGGTGCCGGGCGCGTTGCAGAACGGCGTCGTCGATTGTGCCGTGACGGGCGCAGGTTCCGGCTATTCGGCGGGGTGGTGGGAAGTGTCCACGCACCTGCTGCCGATCCCCTTGGGCGGCTGGGACAGTGTTGTGACGGCAATGAACCTGGATCGGTGGAATTCCCTGTCGGCGGAAACCCAGGAGCTCATCACCTCCACCATCGCGTCGGAATTCGAAGCCAGCGCCTGGGCCAGTGCGCAGGACGCGCTTGTCAACGACATTGCGTGCCTCACCGGCAATGGCGACTGCCCGGCGGGAGAGGCGCGGGACATGGTGCTGGTCGAGGTTTCCGATGCCGATTTCGAGCGGGCCCGCGCGGTTCTGGTCGAGACGGTCCTGCCGGAATGGGCGGAGCGTGCGGGCGATGAATGGGCCGCGCGCTGGAACGACAGTGTCGGTGCCACGGTCGGCGTGACCATCCCGCTCGACTGA
- a CDS encoding putative hydro-lyase: MSDVFDRLKQADLAHVRAAIRTGGYRSHTAGLGRGFLQTNIVILPESHALDFMRFCQRNPKPCPLVGVSETGDPMLPTLGRDIDIRTDVPAYNIYRDGRLEGAATDLNDLWRDDLVTFALGCSFTFEHALQRAGIPLWHVDNDTTVPMYRSNRHCVAAGAFRSPMVVSMRAMDADKVETAIEVSRHFPLAHGSPVHAGDPAEIGITDITRPDWGDPAPVGDGQVPVFWACGVTPQAAIEAAAPPICITHKPGHMLITDVPEDAEIPILRHDNP, encoded by the coding sequence GTGAGCGACGTATTCGACAGATTGAAACAGGCCGACCTGGCCCATGTCCGCGCGGCGATCCGGACAGGCGGCTACCGCTCCCACACGGCGGGGCTGGGCCGGGGGTTCCTTCAAACCAATATCGTGATCCTGCCGGAGAGCCACGCGCTCGACTTCATGCGGTTTTGCCAGAGGAATCCGAAGCCCTGTCCCCTCGTCGGCGTGTCGGAGACGGGCGATCCGATGCTGCCGACCCTGGGGCGCGACATCGACATCCGAACCGATGTACCGGCCTACAACATTTATCGCGACGGCAGGCTGGAGGGCGCCGCCACGGACCTCAACGACCTCTGGCGCGACGATCTGGTGACGTTTGCCCTGGGGTGTTCGTTCACGTTCGAGCATGCCCTTCAGCGGGCGGGCATTCCGCTGTGGCATGTGGATAATGATACGACCGTGCCGATGTACCGGTCCAACCGGCACTGCGTCGCGGCGGGGGCATTCCGCTCCCCCATGGTGGTGTCGATGCGCGCCATGGATGCGGACAAGGTGGAGACGGCCATCGAGGTCTCGCGCCATTTCCCGCTGGCCCATGGATCGCCCGTCCACGCGGGCGACCCGGCGGAGATCGGGATCACCGACATCACCCGCCCCGATTGGGGCGATCCGGCCCCGGTGGGCGACGGGCAGGTGCCGGTCTTCTGGGCCTGTGGCGTGACCCCGCAAGCGGCGATCGAGGCCGCAGCCCCGCCGATCTGCATTACCCACAAACCCGGTCACATGCTCATCACCGACGTGCCGGAGGATGCGGAGATCCCCATTCTGCGCCACGACAATCCATAA
- a CDS encoding TRAP transporter small permease subunit — MAETMLNMLKQVNKAVAGLVGLGLLLCAAFVLIDIVLRQMGASFGGTDEISGYAMAIATSWGMGYALMELGHVRIDLIRNRTGQVGRSLFDLFSMAVLSGTVTLIAVKCWPVLERSLNNASRANTPLETPLAWVQVPWMVGWVWFAIVAWLTFVAAALLVLKGNHGAVQDAIGIRAEAEALE; from the coding sequence ATGGCCGAGACGATGTTGAATATGTTGAAACAGGTGAACAAGGCCGTGGCCGGGTTGGTGGGCCTTGGCCTGCTGCTCTGCGCGGCATTTGTCCTGATCGACATCGTGCTGCGGCAGATGGGGGCCTCCTTCGGGGGAACGGATGAAATCAGCGGCTATGCCATGGCCATCGCCACGTCCTGGGGCATGGGATATGCGCTCATGGAACTGGGCCACGTGCGCATCGACCTGATCCGCAACCGCACTGGACAGGTGGGCCGGTCGCTGTTCGATCTCTTCTCCATGGCGGTTCTGTCGGGCACCGTGACGCTGATCGCGGTGAAATGCTGGCCCGTGCTGGAACGGTCGCTGAACAACGCCTCGCGCGCCAACACGCCGTTGGAAACGCCGCTGGCCTGGGTGCAGGTGCCGTGGATGGTGGGCTGGGTCTGGTTCGCGATCGTCGCCTGGCTGACCTTCGTTGCGGCGGCATTGTTGGTTCTCAAGGGCAATCACGGGGCCGTGCAGGACGCGATCGGCATCCGTGCGGAAGCGGAGGCGTTGGAATGA
- a CDS encoding biotin-dependent carboxyltransferase family protein, which produces MDQIAMSALIVHKAGPGVTVQDLGRPGFLAFGLSRGGAADRLAMAEGPALLGQAPDLAAIEMAGMGATFEATGDIRIALTGAKMRATLDGEALAWNASHLVAAGAQLAIGVATSGVYGYLHVGGGVATERELASRAAHANAGLGVQVVAGAEIPLGDDRAGEVGLVLSPEDRFHGGTIRVVPSLQTDVFARDLDRFQAMTFRRDARGNRMGVRCVPVGEGFFSEAGLSILSEVITPGDIQVTGDGTPFVLLADCQTTGGYPRIGSVLPCDLPRVAQAAPGAELRFKLITLDEAVAAERKAAEARAGLRRGCQPLVRDVAAIHDLLGYQLISGVTAGWDEED; this is translated from the coding sequence ATGGACCAGATTGCCATGAGCGCGCTGATCGTCCACAAGGCCGGGCCGGGTGTGACCGTGCAGGATTTGGGCCGCCCCGGTTTCCTTGCATTCGGCCTGTCGCGGGGCGGAGCGGCGGACCGGTTGGCCATGGCGGAGGGCCCGGCGCTTTTGGGCCAGGCGCCCGACCTGGCGGCGATTGAGATGGCGGGCATGGGCGCCACGTTCGAGGCGACGGGGGACATCCGCATCGCCCTGACCGGGGCAAAGATGCGTGCCACGCTGGACGGGGAGGCGTTGGCCTGGAATGCCAGCCACCTTGTCGCTGCCGGAGCGCAGCTTGCCATCGGCGTGGCGACCTCGGGCGTCTACGGCTATCTTCATGTGGGTGGCGGCGTCGCGACGGAGCGTGAATTGGCGAGCCGCGCGGCGCACGCCAATGCGGGCCTTGGCGTGCAGGTTGTGGCGGGGGCGGAGATCCCCTTGGGCGACGATCGTGCGGGCGAAGTCGGGCTGGTCCTGAGCCCGGAGGATCGGTTCCATGGCGGCACGATCCGCGTGGTGCCGTCCCTGCAAACGGATGTGTTCGCGCGTGATCTGGACCGGTTCCAGGCCATGACATTCCGACGCGATGCGCGGGGCAACCGGATGGGCGTGCGCTGTGTCCCCGTCGGGGAGGGGTTTTTCAGCGAGGCGGGCCTGTCGATCCTGTCCGAAGTGATAACGCCGGGGGATATTCAGGTGACGGGCGACGGCACACCGTTCGTGCTGCTGGCCGATTGCCAGACCACCGGGGGCTATCCGCGCATCGGGTCGGTCCTTCCCTGCGACCTGCCGCGTGTGGCGCAGGCCGCGCCGGGGGCGGAGTTGCGGTTCAAGCTCATCACGCTGGACGAAGCCGTCGCGGCCGAGCGCAAAGCGGCGGAGGCGCGCGCGGGGTTGCGCCGGGGATGCCAGCCCTTGGTGCGCGATGTGGCTGCGATCCACGATCTTCTGGGCTATCAGTTGATCAGCGGTGTCACCGCGGGATGGGATGAGGAGGACTAG
- a CDS encoding ABC transporter ATP-binding protein — MSALPSGTNATGLFRRLWSEHIKRFWPVLVLAIVLMTIEGGAIGAFAWLVQPLFDQLFTSSSMDGVTWVALAVGGLFALRASAGFFQRVLVIGVGLRVVTALQNRMVRHLLSLDLAFFQDNAPGALIERVRGDTAALQGIASSVLMSLGRDSITLLSLLGVMLYTDWRWTLVALVGIPVLVLPLLLVQSFIRRVAIRAREAAARLSMRLDEMFHGIQTIKLNRLEPFETRRFADEVRAFLRPSMQTEIGNASNPAMIDLIAAFGFVAVLYVGGQDIIDEEKTLGEFMSFFTALGLLFEPLRRLSSIAGQVQAARASLERIYAIFETRPTILPPTAPKPMAGGDITFDDVTFSYGDAPVLRGLSFTAAAGKTTALVGASGAGKTTVFAVLTRLVEAQSGAVRIGPHRVEEIDMAQLRDTIAVVGQETALFDDTITANIRMGDQGADDDALQAAARDASVLDFAQALPMGLDTAVGPRGSGLSGGQRQRVAIARAMLKSAPILLLDEPTSALDAKSEKLVGAALDRLAQGRTTLVIAHRLSTIRNADKIIVMEAGRAVEEGTHAELLARSGAYARLYQLQINDAD; from the coding sequence ATGAGCGCGCTTCCCTCCGGCACCAACGCCACCGGCCTGTTCCGTCGCCTGTGGTCGGAGCATATCAAGCGGTTCTGGCCGGTTCTCGTACTGGCAATCGTGCTCATGACGATCGAAGGCGGCGCAATCGGGGCGTTTGCGTGGCTGGTACAGCCGCTCTTCGATCAGCTCTTCACCTCCTCCTCCATGGACGGGGTGACATGGGTGGCGCTGGCCGTCGGCGGATTGTTTGCGCTCCGCGCCTCCGCGGGCTTTTTCCAGCGCGTTCTCGTGATCGGGGTCGGCCTGCGGGTTGTCACGGCCCTGCAAAACCGGATGGTCCGACACCTTCTGTCGCTGGATCTGGCCTTTTTCCAGGACAATGCGCCCGGTGCCCTGATTGAGCGGGTGCGGGGCGACACGGCCGCTCTTCAGGGCATTGCATCCAGCGTTCTGATGTCGCTGGGGCGCGACTCCATCACATTGCTCTCGCTTCTGGGTGTGATGCTCTACACCGATTGGCGCTGGACGCTAGTGGCGCTTGTGGGGATCCCGGTCCTCGTCCTGCCGCTTCTCTTGGTGCAGAGTTTCATTCGCCGCGTCGCGATCCGCGCGCGGGAAGCTGCCGCGCGCCTCTCCATGCGGCTTGATGAGATGTTTCACGGCATCCAGACCATCAAACTGAACCGGCTGGAGCCATTCGAGACGCGGCGCTTCGCCGATGAGGTTCGGGCCTTCCTCCGGCCGTCCATGCAGACCGAGATCGGCAACGCCTCCAACCCCGCGATGATCGACCTGATCGCGGCCTTCGGCTTTGTCGCCGTGCTTTACGTGGGCGGGCAGGACATCATCGACGAAGAAAAGACACTGGGCGAATTCATGTCCTTCTTCACCGCGCTCGGCCTGCTGTTCGAGCCGCTGCGCCGCCTGTCTTCCATCGCGGGGCAAGTGCAGGCCGCGCGTGCGTCGCTTGAACGGATCTACGCGATATTCGAGACGCGGCCCACGATCCTGCCACCCACCGCGCCCAAACCGATGGCGGGCGGTGACATCACCTTTGACGATGTCACCTTCTCCTACGGTGACGCGCCGGTTTTGCGCGGGCTCAGCTTCACGGCGGCGGCGGGCAAGACCACCGCGCTTGTGGGCGCATCGGGTGCGGGCAAAACCACCGTTTTCGCCGTCCTGACCCGGCTGGTGGAGGCGCAATCGGGCGCGGTCCGCATCGGCCCCCACCGGGTGGAGGAGATCGACATGGCGCAATTGCGCGACACGATCGCCGTGGTCGGGCAGGAAACCGCGCTCTTCGACGACACGATCACTGCCAATATCCGGATGGGTGATCAAGGCGCGGACGACGATGCGCTGCAGGCGGCGGCGCGCGACGCCTCCGTCCTCGATTTCGCGCAAGCCTTGCCGATGGGCCTTGATACCGCCGTCGGGCCACGCGGGTCCGGTCTTTCGGGTGGACAGCGCCAGCGCGTCGCCATCGCCCGTGCGATGCTGAAATCCGCGCCGATCCTATTGCTGGATGAGCCGACATCGGCATTGGATGCAAAATCCGAGAAACTGGTCGGGGCGGCCCTGGATCGCCTGGCTCAGGGGCGCACGACGCTTGTGATCGCCCACAGGCTTTCGACCATTCGCAACGCCGACAAGATCATCGTCATGGAAGCCGGGCGAGCGGTGGAAGAAGGCACCCATGCGGAGCTTTTGGCCCGTTCCGGTGCCTATGCGCGCCTCTACCAGTTGCAGATCAACGACGCGGATTGA
- a CDS encoding sodium:proton antiporter — MGYLIIAMFLMAFCMVANRLSRTILTAPMVFLGFGLLVAQLGMVPEAGSEAALHIVAEVALIVLLFLDAAQIDQRALLRRRVWPVRMLAIGLPLGFLLGTALGLILLPGWPLAVVALVAAILVPTDAALGQAVVTNPDIPERPRRALTVESGLNDGLALPLVLMMAAVAAPAADAPATGWALFALGQIVLGPLVGFAVGWVGGKVLLWAKRTAATAAVFEGIGALALAATAYLAATQVGGNGFISAFAAGLGFGAVVRGQCAFVYEFTESEGQLLSWTAFFLLGAVLMPDALAHLSWANLALILGSLLLVRPLAIWISLLGTDAAPATRVFFGWFGPRGLATALFALLVVDQLDHDIAEDVLHIAINAVWISALLHGVTALPGAKWYAGRMAKASPDDAEMQADPPSSPAFPGNPPV; from the coding sequence ATGGGCTACCTCATCATCGCGATGTTTCTGATGGCGTTCTGCATGGTCGCGAACCGTCTGTCGCGCACCATCCTGACCGCGCCCATGGTTTTTCTAGGCTTCGGCCTTTTGGTGGCGCAACTCGGCATGGTCCCCGAAGCGGGATCGGAGGCCGCACTTCATATCGTGGCGGAGGTTGCACTGATTGTGCTCCTGTTCCTCGACGCGGCGCAAATCGACCAACGCGCGCTTCTCCGCCGCCGGGTCTGGCCGGTGCGGATGCTGGCCATCGGATTGCCCCTGGGCTTTCTTCTGGGAACGGCGCTTGGCCTGATCCTGCTGCCCGGATGGCCCCTTGCCGTCGTGGCGCTGGTGGCCGCCATCCTCGTGCCGACCGACGCCGCCCTGGGTCAGGCCGTCGTGACCAATCCCGACATCCCCGAACGCCCCCGCCGCGCGCTGACCGTGGAAAGCGGGCTCAATGACGGGTTGGCCCTGCCACTTGTTTTGATGATGGCCGCCGTCGCCGCGCCCGCCGCTGATGCGCCCGCCACCGGGTGGGCGCTTTTCGCGCTTGGGCAGATCGTTCTTGGCCCCTTGGTGGGGTTCGCCGTGGGGTGGGTCGGCGGCAAGGTCCTGCTCTGGGCCAAGCGCACCGCCGCAACTGCCGCCGTGTTCGAGGGGATCGGCGCGCTTGCACTGGCCGCGACCGCCTACCTTGCCGCGACTCAGGTCGGCGGCAACGGGTTCATTTCCGCTTTCGCTGCGGGCCTTGGCTTCGGCGCGGTGGTGCGCGGCCAATGCGCCTTCGTCTACGAATTCACGGAGAGCGAGGGGCAGCTTCTCTCCTGGACCGCCTTCTTCCTTCTGGGCGCGGTGCTGATGCCGGACGCGCTGGCGCACCTGAGCTGGGCAAATCTTGCGCTGATCCTGGGAAGCCTCCTTTTGGTCCGCCCGCTCGCGATCTGGATCTCGCTTCTCGGCACCGACGCGGCGCCCGCCACGCGCGTCTTCTTTGGCTGGTTCGGGCCACGCGGGCTGGCCACGGCCCTGTTCGCGCTGCTCGTGGTGGATCAACTGGACCACGACATCGCCGAAGACGTGCTCCATATCGCCATCAACGCCGTCTGGATTTCGGCCTTGCTTCACGGGGTTACGGCCCTGCCGGGGGCGAAGTGGTATGCGGGGCGGATGGCCAAAGCCTCCCCCGACGATGCCGAGATGCAGGCCGATCCCCCCTCCTCGCCCGCATTCCCGGGGAACCCACCGGTCTGA